The Sorghum bicolor cultivar BTx623 chromosome 6, Sorghum_bicolor_NCBIv3, whole genome shotgun sequence genome contains the following window.
CTGCTCTTGGAAAATGTTATACTGACCGATGAAGGTTTCAATGTTATCCTCCTGCAGAACATAGTCCTTGAAGATTGAGTGTGTGCTCTCACAACCTCCGAACGAACGTATAAATGGACAGAACACATGTTTGAAGTAAACTGGCACCCACATAGATCTTGTCCAATACATTTGTTTCAAGTGTGCATTTATTTCTGCATTATATTTCTTAAGCATTGCTTTCCAACCATTCTCAAAATCTTCAGGAGTTAAAGAATTTGAAACAAGACATGACATCTCAGCATCCATTCCAGGTCTGTTTGCCATAAAACCTCCAAATTCAACTGCAGCTTCCCTCATTACATGCCACATGCTAAACCGATGAAAAACTGTAGGGAATACCTCTGCAATTGTTTTCTGCATAGCTGAATCCTGACGAGTAATTATAATACTTGGTTTCTTGTCATCCATCACATCCAAGAATGTTCTGAATAACCAAGAGAATGTCTCTGCCTCGTCATTTTCAAGCAGAGCCCAACCAAAGACAGTTGGCTTACCATGCCCATTAATTCCAATTAATGATGCAAACGGCATGTTGTATGCATTGGTTCTATAAGTTGTATTAATATGAATGAAATCTCCAAATAAAGCATAATCCAGTCTAGCTCGCACATCTGTCCAAAAGATACTTCTTATAGTACTATCTTCATCAGTCTTCATAGCATAGTAAAACCCAGGTTGCTCCTTTTGCGATTTTCTCACATGTTCTAGTGTGCTTCCAATATCTGTATTCCTAGTCTTCATCACTCTGCCAGACTGTTTCAGGTTGTTGACATCCACTTTGCTAACAGGTATATTCTTAAATCTCCCCTGTAACTTTCTGAAAATTTCCATTATCTTTGTTGGTTTAATTTTGCTTTCTTGCAATACTCTTGAGAAGTGTCTCTCTTCCTCCGACATGTGCTTGTGGCTCATGAAAAACCTGGTCAACAAGGGTGAACTCCAAAGTGGGTGATTATGTTCATTCATAACTCCTATAATCTCCCACCTCTCTGCAACAAGTTTCACAGTCACCTTCATGGGGCATTGAGTATGCACAATGGCATCTCTTCTCCTCTTCTTGGGTCTTGTATCAGCTTCTTTTGTTTTCCTACTTCTATTGCACACAAATCTTATCTTCTTGTGCTTGTAGTTTGTTCCTTTAATCACTGTGTATCCAGTAACTTGCCCATGTACATTGATAAAAC
Protein-coding sequences here:
- the LOC8067760 gene encoding protein FAR1-RELATED SEQUENCE 9 isoform X1; its protein translation is MAAEKDVDMTMVAMESTSRGDSDLEERYGIIHTPEHEAGELGNYTTEGSLQQSPTFLLECTETEADILSEIQTPEAGSTFVEELDQENGTTVLNEGDEDPNDFQKDKAEAEVDGDEDYMFPSPEELEKSRAPEVGMIFSTLQEAHRFINVHGQVTGYTVIKGTNYKHKKIRFVCNRSRKTKEADTRPKKRRRDAIVHTQCPMKVTVKLVAERWEIIGVMNEHNHPLWSSPLLTRFFMSHKHMSEEERHFSRVLQESKIKPTKIMEIFRKLQGRFKNIPVSKVDVNNLKQSGRVMKTRNTDIGSTLEHVRKSQKEQPGFYYAMKTDEDSTIRSIFWTDVRARLDYALFGDFIHINTTYRTNAYNMPFASLIGINGHGKPTVFGWALLENDEAETFSWLFRTFLDVMDDKKPSIIITRQDSAMQKTIAEVFPTVFHRFSMWHVMREAAVEFGGFMANRPGMDAEMSCLVSNSLTPEDFENGWKAMLKKYNAEINAHLKQMYWTRSMWVPVYFKHVFCPFIRSFGGCESTHSIFKDYVLQEDNIETFIGQYNIFQEQAVSTDRFESSMQKPIYCTRQPIERLAAEIYTVGLFLKFQKELLDASAFNVFEKEKDRIYTVKRVLEYEDAEFLNDSFSIDVDMEKKIFNCICSKFERDGILCCHVLRLFTQFGINEIPEHYIRQRWTKKFREQELQKLCTEKTGSDASQNVLRYAMLMNKTADTYASVSRDPNRSQLFLEELERIQQKLSS
- the LOC8067760 gene encoding protein FAR1-RELATED SEQUENCE 9 isoform X2; amino-acid sequence: MAAEKDVDMTMVAMESTSRGDSDLEERYGIIHTPEHEAGELGNYTTEGSLQSPTFLLECTETEADILSEIQTPEAGSTFVEELDQENGTTVLNEGDEDPNDFQKDKAEAEVDGDEDYMFPSPEELEKSRAPEVGMIFSTLQEAHRFINVHGQVTGYTVIKGTNYKHKKIRFVCNRSRKTKEADTRPKKRRRDAIVHTQCPMKVTVKLVAERWEIIGVMNEHNHPLWSSPLLTRFFMSHKHMSEEERHFSRVLQESKIKPTKIMEIFRKLQGRFKNIPVSKVDVNNLKQSGRVMKTRNTDIGSTLEHVRKSQKEQPGFYYAMKTDEDSTIRSIFWTDVRARLDYALFGDFIHINTTYRTNAYNMPFASLIGINGHGKPTVFGWALLENDEAETFSWLFRTFLDVMDDKKPSIIITRQDSAMQKTIAEVFPTVFHRFSMWHVMREAAVEFGGFMANRPGMDAEMSCLVSNSLTPEDFENGWKAMLKKYNAEINAHLKQMYWTRSMWVPVYFKHVFCPFIRSFGGCESTHSIFKDYVLQEDNIETFIGQYNIFQEQAVSTDRFESSMQKPIYCTRQPIERLAAEIYTVGLFLKFQKELLDASAFNVFEKEKDRIYTVKRVLEYEDAEFLNDSFSIDVDMEKKIFNCICSKFERDGILCCHVLRLFTQFGINEIPEHYIRQRWTKKFREQELQKLCTEKTGSDASQNVLRYAMLMNKTADTYASVSRDPNRSQLFLEELERIQQKLSS